The following nucleotide sequence is from Streptomyces sp. NBC_00237.
CGTCAGCTCTTCGACGCCCACCAGGGGCGGCTGCTCGTGGTGGACGCGCGGGACGTGCAGGGCACTCAGGGCGTGCCGGACCCGGGGGCGGGCCGTCTCGCCGGTTACGCGCTGACGGTCAACACGTACGACCGGAAGACGAGCTGGGTCTTCGGCCTCGGCGTCTCGCCCGGCTGCCGCCATCGCGGCGTGGGGCGGGCCCTGCTCGCTGAGGCGCTGCGGATGTCGGCCGAGGACGGCGTCGCGGAGGTCTGGCTGAGCGTCGAACCGGGCAACCGCCCGGCCATCGCCCTCTACCGCTCCCTGGGCTTCGGACCCGGCGAGTTCCGCGCGGACTACCTGGGGCCGGGGGACCACCGGCTCCTGATGCGGTGCGCACTGGGCTGGCGGCACGCGCAACCCCGCCCCCGCTGAACCGGACGGGGGGTGCCCCCCCCTGCTGAGCCCCCGAACGCCGTGCGTGCACCCTGGCGGCCACCCGCCCCCCTTCCCTACGATCACGGAGCAACGGGGGAACGGGGAGGGGTCCGCATGACAGTGCCCGCGAGACGCATCGAACGGTTCGTCACCTGGGTCATGAAGAACGTCGACGTCGTCGTCGCGGCCGCCATCGCGCTCACCATCGGCCTCCTCGACATCTTCGGCGACGTCCTCACCGACGACGTGGTCTCCGGCGCCACGCTCCTGGTCCTCGGCGCCCTCGCCATCGGCTCCATCGTCGAGCGGGTGCGCCAGCCCGCCAGCATCCAGGAGGCGATGGCCGGTACCCGGCAGGCCCTGGAGGACCAGGCCATGGTCACGTCGCTGCTCGGCAACGAGGTGGCGGAGGCGCTGCGGGACGCGCGCAGGGACACCCACCTCTGGTACTTCAAGGGCGGAACGGGGACGTATCTGAGGGCGGTGACGCTGCCGCAGTGCGTCGAGACCGCGAAGGTGCAGCGCTCCCAGCTCAACATCAAGATCGACATCGTGAACCCGGCCGACGACCGCGCCTGCGCCGCGTACTCCCGCTTCCGTCAGATGTTCGCCGGGGAACGCGCTGCCGCCAGCGCCGCCCTGTGGACCCGCGACCGCGTCCGCAAGGAGGCGTACGCGACCGTCCTCGCCGCAGCCTGCTACCGCCAGCAGCTCGCCACCCTGGAGATCGGCGTCCATCTGTCCTCCGTCGTCTCCACCCTGCGCTTCGACCTCTCCGAGAGCTGCCTCGTCATCACCCAGGACGACCCCTCGCGCACCAACCTCCTGATCCGCAAGGGCCAGCCGCTCTACGACTACTACGTCACCGAACTCCACCAGAGCCGCGAGCAGGCCACCGAACTCGACCTGCGACGCGCCCCGCAGCTCGCCCCGGAACCCACCGTGGACGAGGTCCGCGCCCTGTTCGACGCCCTGGGGATCGGGCTGCCGCGCGCGTTCACCGAGAGCGACATCGGCGAGATCATCGTGAAGGCCCTGCACGCGGAGGACCCCTATCGGAGGTGAGGCGCCCCCTCGGGGGTGCGCACGCATGGACGTATTCCTCGACTACGACGAACTCGAAACCGCCCTCGACCGCGCGCACACCGCCCTGCTGCGGGACCGTGCCCGCGCCGCACTCGTCGACATCGCCACGGGCGTACGGGAGTTGCCCGCCGTCCGCCACCCGCTCGGCTTCCTCTGCCTGCCGCTGCTGCGGGAAGGGCCGCGCGGCGTGTGCGTGCACCTCTTCGAGAGCGACACCGCCCCCGAGCCCGGCACCTCCCCGATGCACTCGCACAGCTGGGACCTGCACAGCCACGTCCTGTACGGGCAGGTCGCCAACCTCCTCGTCCGTACGGAGGACGGCGGCGACCGGCCCACCCACCGGGTGTTCGAGGTGCGCAGCGCCCCCGACGGCACCGACGAGATCCTGCCCACCCCGGTCCTGGTGCGCAGCGCGCCGGGCCCCCGCCGGGTCAGCTCGGGCGGCGAGAGCTACACCCTGCCCGCGGGGGAGTTCCACGCCACCGTCGTCGAACACGGGCGGCCCGCCGCCACCCTGGTCCTCGGCCTCGTCCGGCCCGGCCGCGCCGATCTCTCGCTCGGCCCGCTCGACGGCCGCGCCACCCGCTCGGCCCGCCGTCTGTGCGACGCCCGGCAGACCGCCCGCACCGTCAGCACCGCGCTCGGGAGGATGGACCGCCGTGACCGTTGAGCCCCGTACCGATGAACCCCGTACGTACGAGGACGAGAGGAAGGTCGCGGTCGCCGCCGCCGAGGAGGCCGGGGACCTGCTGCGCGGACGCTACGGCCAACTGCGCACCATCACCGGCAAGGGCAGCGCGGGCGACGTCGTCACCGACCTCGACCTCGCCTCCGAACGCATCGTCCTCGACCGCATCCGCCGCCACTTCCCCACGGACCGCATCCTCTCCGAGGAGGCGGGCGAGTCGGCCGGACAGGGGGAGCGGACCTGGCTCGTCGACCCCCTCGACGGCAGCAACAACGTCGCGATAGGGCTGTGCGTGTACGTCGTCGGGGTCGGCCTGTGCCTCGGCGAGCGCCCCGTCGTCGGCGTCGTCCACGAGCCCGTCACCCACCAGACCTGGCACGCCGTCGCCGGCCGGGGAGCCCACGGCCCCCGGGGACGGCTCACCGGACCCGCCCCCCGGCTGCCCGCCGCCGGACCCGTCGTCGCCTGGACCCAGGGGTACGACGTGGACCGCGCCGACCCCTTCGCCGCCGCCCTGCGCGGCGGGCTGGAACGGCGGTGCCGCCGGGTGCTCCAGCTGTGGGCCCCGCTGGTGGGGTGGAGCCTGCTCGCCCGGGGCTCCATCGACGCGTTCGTCGGCTACCGGGCGGAGGGCGTCGACCTGCCCGCCGGGGCGCTGCTGGCCGCCGAGGCGGGGGTGGAGCTGACGACGCTCGACGGGTCGCCGTTCAGGCCCGGGTTCAGCGGACCGGGCAGCGGGCGGAGCTTCGTCGCGGGGCGCGGCGCGACCCTCGCGTACGTACTGGAGGAAGTGGCGCGGTCCACGTCGTCGGCGTGATCAGGTGGTGGCTCGCGCCACGTCCCCGGGTGATCAGGTGGTGGCGGCCAGCGCCAGCGTCGAGGCCAGCGTCGCCGTCACCGCCAGCACGAAGCCCGTGCCGACGAACCGGCCCAGCGCCACCTGTGTCCCGTGCCACCGGCACCGCTCGAACCACAGGAGGGTGGCGAGCGACGCCCACGGGGTGACGACGGGGCCGACGTTGACGCCGACGAGCAGGCCCAGGAGCTGGTGCGTGTTGCCGTCCGGAACGGCCGCTTCCCCGGCCACGTACGCCGGAAGGTTGTTCAGTACGTTGGACACTCCGGCCCCGACGCCCGCCGCGCGCAGCATCCCGAGGAGCCCGTCGTCCGCGCCGAGCGCGGAGGCCAGAGCCGCGTGCAGGCCGTTGGCGTTGACGGTCTCCACGACCAGGAACATGCCGGGCACCAGGATCAGCAGGCGGTAGGGGATCAGCGACCACGTCAGCTCGCTGCGACGCCGCACCGCGAACACCACCACCACGACCAGCGCCGCCGCCCCCGACGCCATCCACAGCTCCACGTCCGCCACCAGGATCGCGAGCAGGAACCCGGCGCAGGCCACGGCGCTCACCCGGAACAGCACCGGGTCCGCCGGAGCCGGTGCCGTCGGCGGCTCGTACCGGTCCGCGCCCCGCTTGCCGCGCCGCCAGTAGAAGCCCCACAGGCACGCCATCGTCACCGCGATCGACGCGAGCTGCGCCGCCCACAGGGTGGCCGCGAGTCCCGAAGCGGAGAGCGCGATGCGGTCGGCGGCGAGGAGATTGGTGAGGTTGGAGGCGGGGAGCAGGAGGCTGGCGGTGTTCGCGAGCCAGACCGTCGTCATCGCCATCGGAAGTGCCGCGATGCCCACCCGGGTGGCGAGCGCCAGCATCACGGGGGTCAGCAGGACCGCCGTCGTGTCCAGGTTCAGGGCGATGGTCGTCACCGAGGCGAAGGCCACGCACAGCCCGAAGAGCGCCAGGTAGTTGCCGCGTGCCGTCCGCGCCACCCACGACGCGATGACGTCGAAGACACCCGCCTTGCCCGTCAGCTCGCCCAGCACGATCACCGTCGCCAGGAACAGCAGCAACGGGCCGATGCGCTCCATGACGTCACCCGCCGGACCCGTCGGCAGCAGCCCGGTCGCCACGGCGAGCAGCCCGAGCGCGAGCAGCCCGAAGGCCACCCAGTCCAGCGGATGAAAACGTCTGAGGAGGGGCACGATCGACACATTAATTCCCACTGACGCACCCTGACGACCTCCCCCACGATGGAGAGCGGGCTCCCGACGCCCTGCGACTCCGCCTCCGGCGTTGTCGTCAGTCGCAATGTTCCCCAAGGTCTCGGCTTCGCTCGACCAGGGGAGGCCCCACGCGCCATCCCTCCCTCCTCCGCCTTGGATTCGAAGCCGCATGACGCCGCTCGCTGATCCGCTCTCCATCGCGGGGGAGGTCGTTACCATTGGGTCTATGGCCAGCCACGGTGAACTCGGGGACGGGGCAAGCGAGTTGGACTTCTTCATCAGCTATTCGCCGGCCGACGAGCAGTGGGCGTCCTGGATCGCCTGGACGCTGGAGGACGCCGGGTACCGCACGGTCGTCCAGGCGTGGGACTTCGTCGCCGGAACGAACTTCATCGACTTCATGGACCGGGGCGTCAGCGAGTCCGCCGCCGTCATCGCCGTCCTCTCCCGTCACTACGCCCGCTCCACTTACGGCCGTATGGAATGGCAGGCCGCGCTGCGCTCCTCGCCGCAGGCCCCCGAGCGCAAGCTGCTCACCGTAAGGGTCGAGGACACTCCCATCGAGGGGCTGCTCGCCACGCTCACGTACGTCGATCTGGTGGGCGTCGCCGACCCGCAGACCGCGCGCGGTCTGCTCCTCACCCGGATCGAGCAGGCCCTCGAAGGCAACGCCCGCCCCTTGGTCCGCCCCGGTTTCCCCGGCCGGGCGACCCCCCGGCCCGCCGCCCCCGACCTGCCCGGAGTGCCGGAACCCGGCAGGGTCGGCGGTCCCGGCTGGGCGGGCCGCCGACGCCCCGTCACGGCCCCCGCCTACCCCCTCTCCGACGGCGGTACGGCAGGCCAGGGCGAGGGCGCCGTCAACGTCCTGCACCTCGCGGGACCCGACTTCGGGCGCGGGCGCGAACCCGACGCCCTGGCCCGGGAGATCCGAGGCGACCTCATCGAGCTGCGCGACGCGGGCGCGCCCGCCCCCGACCTCCTCGTCGTCACCGGGGACCTCACCGCGTCCGGCAGCCCCCGCGAGTGCGACCAGGCGCTCAGCTTCCTCACCGCCCTGCGCTCCCAGCTGGAACTGCCCCCGCAACGGGTGATGATCGTGCCCGGCGGCCAGGACGTCAGCCAGGCGGCCTGCCTCGGCTACTTCCACACCTGCGAGGCCGACGAGGTCGCCCCGCAGCCGCCGTACTGGCCGAAGTGGCGGCACTACACCCGCCTCTTCCGCAGCTTCTACCAGGGCCTGGACACCGTCTTCGACAGCGACCAGCCGTGGACCCTCTTCCCCGTCCCGGAACTGAACACGGTGGTGGCGGGCTTCAACTCCTCCATCGGGTTCAGCCACCGCCGGGAGGAGCAGTTCGGGCTGATCGGCCGCGACCAGGCCGCCTGGTTCTCCGAGGCGCTGCGCCAGTACGAGGCCGAGGGCTGGCTCCGCATCGGCGCGCTCCGGCACCCGCTGACCGAGGCGACACGGCCGGGCGACGCGGCGGGCGGACCCGGCGCGCTGCGCGACGCCGACACCTTCGCGCGCCTCGCCGCACCCCGCCTGAACCTCCTGCTGCACGGCCCGACCGGCGGCCCGCGCACCACGACCGGACGCCCCAGCCGCACCGAACTGGCGGCAGCGGCCCCGCCGGGGCGGGCGGGGCACGGCTCCGCCCGAGGGCCGGACGGCCCCGGCGGCCCCGCCCGCCCCGGCGGCCGTACGGGACAGCTGAAGGGCGGCGCGGGCTTCGGCGAGCGGACCGGCCCCGGTGGCTTCGGCGACCGCTCAGGCCCCGGTGGCTTCGCTGACCGCACAGCCCCCGGCGGCCCCGCCCGCCCCACCCCCGCCGAGCGCCCCGGCCCCCTCCAGCTCTTCGGAGCGGCGGCCCCCGCCCGCTTCCAGCTCCTGCGCGTCACCGCCGAAGGCGCGGAGCGCTGGTCCGACCGGCCCGCCGCCGACCCCGAGACCTTCGCCGCCGACTGGCACCGCACCGCCCGCGTCTTCCCCGTGCCCGACCTCCCCGACCTCGGCTTCCCGACGGCCGCGGCCCTGCCCGACCGCTCGACGGCCGACGACCCCGTCGACTCCCTCGTCGAGCGGGTCAAGGAGATCTGCCGGGTCAAGCGCGAGGGGGTCAGCCTGCGCGACGCCGCCCGCCGGTCGCCCGACGACATGGCGCAGATCCTCGCCACCTGGCAGGAGGAGGGCGTCGTACGGCAGCAGCGCATCGCCGTGCACCCCGGCACGCCCACCGAGGAGGACCTCGACCGGTTCGCCGCCCAGGTGCACGCCACCACCGCGTCCTCGCAGGACACCGCCGAAGCCGTCCTCGTGCACGCGGGCGACGCACCCGCGCGGAGCCTGCGCGAGCGGGCCGCCCGGCACGGGGTACGTGTGCGGGTGCGCAGCTTCCTCCAGTTCCAGGGGCTGCTCGACCTGCGCGAACACGTCGCCGCACAGACCGCCGCCCTGCACGAGGCGGGCCAGTACGCCCCCGACCTCTACCTCCCGCAGCGCTACCGCGACACCTCCCGCCGCGACGGCCAGGGCTCCACCGAACGCGACGGCCTGGTCGAGGCCCTGCTGGAACTCCTCGACGACGACCACGGCCGCTTCGTGCTGCTCCTCGGCGACTTCGGCCACGGCAAGACCTACGCCCTGCGCGAGCTGGCCCGCCGCATCCCCGAGCAACTCCCGTACCTGATACCGCTGTTGATCCCGCTCAACACCCTCGACCGGGCCCAGTCCCTGGAGGGCCTGGTCGCCGCCCACCTCGCCGCCCATCACGTCGACACCATCGACCTGCGCGCCCTGCGCTACATGCTCGCGCAAGGCCGGGTCGTGCTCCTCTTCGACGGCTTCGACGAGCTGGTCAACCGGGTCTCGTACGACAGCGCCGCCGACCACCTCAAGGTCCTCATCGACGCCTGCGTCGGCAACACCAAGATCATCGTCAGCAGCCGTACCCAGCACTTCAAGAACCAGCAGCAGGTCCTCACCGCACTCGGCGAACAGGTCGGCCTCCTCCCGCAGCGCAAGGTCCTGACCGTGGAGGGCTTCACCTCCCGCCAGATCCACGCCTACCTCCGCAACACCTACGCCGACGAGCACACCGCCGACCAGCGCTTCCACCTCCTCGAAGGCATCCCCGACCTGCTCGCCCTCTGCCGCAACCCGCGCCTGCTGTCCTTCGTCGCCGACCTCTCCCCGGACCAGCTGCGCACCGTCGCGGGCGCGGGCCGCGCGCTGAGCCCGGCACGGCTGTACGAGGACGTGTTCACCTCCTGGCTGGCGTACGAGGAAGTGCGCGGCCACGGCGGACCCGGAGCCCCGCCGGGCCTGGGCATCGACGCCCTGTGGAAGGCGGTGACCGCGCTCGCCCTGCGCCTGTGGGAGTCCGGCCGCACCGCGCTGCGCCTGGACGAGCTGACGGAGATGTCCGGCCGCACCCTGACCGGTCTTACCGCCTCCCCGATGACCGTCCACGAGTCCGCGCAGGCGGTCGGCGCGGGCACGCTGCTGGTGCGCAGCGACGACGGGGTGTTCCAGTTCATCCACGGCTCGGTGGTGGAGTGGCTCGTCGCACGCGAGGCGGCGGCCCAACTCGACCGGGGGCAGCACGGGTTGCTGTCGGCGGGACTGCTCAGCCAGCTCTCCGTGGAATTCCTCTGCGACCTCGCCGACCACGAGAAGTGCGTTCGCTGGGTGCGCAACGTCCTCGACTCGCCGGGGCACGGCGGCGGCGACGCCGCCCGCGCCAACGCCCTGCGCATCAGCAACCGCCTCAAGGTCCCCTCCCACGCCGACCTGCGCGGCGCGCGCCTCGCCGGGGAGGACCTCTCCCACCGCGACTTCTCCGGCGTGGACCTGACCGGCGCGGACCTCACCGGCGCGACCCTCGTCGGCGTGAACCTGACCCGCGCCGACCTCACCGGCGCCCGCCTCACCGGGGCGCGCCTGGACCGCGCCGACCTGACCGGTGCGGACCTCACCCGCGCCGACCTCTCCCGCGCCCGGCTCACCCGGGCCCGGATCGCAGACGTACGGCTGTCCGGAAGCAGGTGGGTGCGGGCCGCGCTCATCGACGCGGAGCTGGACGAACAGGTGCGCGCGGCAGCGGAGTTGAAGTGGGCCGCCATCGCGCCGGGCATGCCCGTGGAGGCCGGTTTCCGGCCCTCCGCGGTGGGTGTTCCTTACGGGTTCGACATGCGGACGAGCCGCCTCCCCGAGCCCATCGCGTACAGCCCCGACGGGGAACTCCTCGCCGTCGGCAGCGAGGACGGCGGAGTCCTCCTCTGCGGCACGGACAACGGGCTCGCCCTGCGCACCCTCCAGGGCCATGTGGGGCGGGTGTACGCGGTCAAGTTCCGCCCCGACACCATCGCCACGGGCGGCTCGGACGGAACGGTCCGCCTCTGGGACCCGGTCACCGGACGCTGCCGCCACCGCCTGGACGTGCACCCCGGCGGGGTGTGGCCGGTCTCCCTCGACACGGAAGGAACGCTGCTCGCCACGGGTGACCGGGAGGGCCTGGTCACGGTGTGGGACACGGCCACCGGGCTGCCCGTGCACCGTCTCCCCGGCCACACCGCGCCCGTCTACACGACCGTCTTCAGCCCGGACGGCCGACTGCTGGTCACCGGCGACGCGGCGGCCCGGGTGCGGGTCTGGGACCTGGCGACGGGCCGGGGCGCGTACGAGGCCGAGGGGCATCAAGGGGCCGTCTACCGGGCCCGGTTCAGCCCGGACGGGACCCTGCTCGCCACCGCCGACATGGGGGAGGAGGAGCACGGAGTCGTACGCGTCTGGCGGGCCTCGGACGGCGAGCTGCTGCACGAGCTGGCCGGGCACGCGGGGCGGGTGTACACACTGGACTTCCACCCGTCAGGGACGCTGCTGGCGAGCGGCGACACGGAGGGGCGGGTCAAGCTCTGGGACCCGGTCCTCGGCACGCCCGCCGGGGCCCTGGAGAGCTTCACGGGGGCGGTGTACCAGGTGCTGTTCGGCGACGAGGGCCGCCTGCTGGCCGCCTGCGACAGCGACGGTGCGGTACGGGTCTGGACGGTCGCCGACCGGCGCAGCGGCGGCCACACGGTCACCCTCCGCCCCCGCCAGCCCGCCGAACACCGGGGCTCGGCCTGGGCGTGCGCGTTCCGCCCCGGCGACGGGCAGCTGCTGACGGTCGGCAACGACGGCG
It contains:
- a CDS encoding inositol monophosphatase family protein, which encodes MTVEPRTDEPRTYEDERKVAVAAAEEAGDLLRGRYGQLRTITGKGSAGDVVTDLDLASERIVLDRIRRHFPTDRILSEEAGESAGQGERTWLVDPLDGSNNVAIGLCVYVVGVGLCLGERPVVGVVHEPVTHQTWHAVAGRGAHGPRGRLTGPAPRLPAAGPVVAWTQGYDVDRADPFAAALRGGLERRCRRVLQLWAPLVGWSLLARGSIDAFVGYRAEGVDLPAGALLAAEAGVELTTLDGSPFRPGFSGPGSGRSFVAGRGATLAYVLEEVARSTSSA
- a CDS encoding N-acetyltransferase is translated as MRDHPEENSAKRGESFAVRPVTEDDLPELFALDQEVFGKHGYPYFMLRQLFDAHQGRLLVVDARDVQGTQGVPDPGAGRLAGYALTVNTYDRKTSWVFGLGVSPGCRHRGVGRALLAEALRMSAEDGVAEVWLSVEPGNRPAIALYRSLGFGPGEFRADYLGPGDHRLLMRCALGWRHAQPRPR
- a CDS encoding TIR domain-containing protein, with amino-acid sequence MASHGELGDGASELDFFISYSPADEQWASWIAWTLEDAGYRTVVQAWDFVAGTNFIDFMDRGVSESAAVIAVLSRHYARSTYGRMEWQAALRSSPQAPERKLLTVRVEDTPIEGLLATLTYVDLVGVADPQTARGLLLTRIEQALEGNARPLVRPGFPGRATPRPAAPDLPGVPEPGRVGGPGWAGRRRPVTAPAYPLSDGGTAGQGEGAVNVLHLAGPDFGRGREPDALAREIRGDLIELRDAGAPAPDLLVVTGDLTASGSPRECDQALSFLTALRSQLELPPQRVMIVPGGQDVSQAACLGYFHTCEADEVAPQPPYWPKWRHYTRLFRSFYQGLDTVFDSDQPWTLFPVPELNTVVAGFNSSIGFSHRREEQFGLIGRDQAAWFSEALRQYEAEGWLRIGALRHPLTEATRPGDAAGGPGALRDADTFARLAAPRLNLLLHGPTGGPRTTTGRPSRTELAAAAPPGRAGHGSARGPDGPGGPARPGGRTGQLKGGAGFGERTGPGGFGDRSGPGGFADRTAPGGPARPTPAERPGPLQLFGAAAPARFQLLRVTAEGAERWSDRPAADPETFAADWHRTARVFPVPDLPDLGFPTAAALPDRSTADDPVDSLVERVKEICRVKREGVSLRDAARRSPDDMAQILATWQEEGVVRQQRIAVHPGTPTEEDLDRFAAQVHATTASSQDTAEAVLVHAGDAPARSLRERAARHGVRVRVRSFLQFQGLLDLREHVAAQTAALHEAGQYAPDLYLPQRYRDTSRRDGQGSTERDGLVEALLELLDDDHGRFVLLLGDFGHGKTYALRELARRIPEQLPYLIPLLIPLNTLDRAQSLEGLVAAHLAAHHVDTIDLRALRYMLAQGRVVLLFDGFDELVNRVSYDSAADHLKVLIDACVGNTKIIVSSRTQHFKNQQQVLTALGEQVGLLPQRKVLTVEGFTSRQIHAYLRNTYADEHTADQRFHLLEGIPDLLALCRNPRLLSFVADLSPDQLRTVAGAGRALSPARLYEDVFTSWLAYEEVRGHGGPGAPPGLGIDALWKAVTALALRLWESGRTALRLDELTEMSGRTLTGLTASPMTVHESAQAVGAGTLLVRSDDGVFQFIHGSVVEWLVAREAAAQLDRGQHGLLSAGLLSQLSVEFLCDLADHEKCVRWVRNVLDSPGHGGGDAARANALRISNRLKVPSHADLRGARLAGEDLSHRDFSGVDLTGADLTGATLVGVNLTRADLTGARLTGARLDRADLTGADLTRADLSRARLTRARIADVRLSGSRWVRAALIDAELDEQVRAAAELKWAAIAPGMPVEAGFRPSAVGVPYGFDMRTSRLPEPIAYSPDGELLAVGSEDGGVLLCGTDNGLALRTLQGHVGRVYAVKFRPDTIATGGSDGTVRLWDPVTGRCRHRLDVHPGGVWPVSLDTEGTLLATGDREGLVTVWDTATGLPVHRLPGHTAPVYTTVFSPDGRLLVTGDAAARVRVWDLATGRGAYEAEGHQGAVYRARFSPDGTLLATADMGEEEHGVVRVWRASDGELLHELAGHAGRVYTLDFHPSGTLLASGDTEGRVKLWDPVLGTPAGALESFTGAVYQVLFGDEGRLLAACDSDGAVRVWTVADRRSGGHTVTLRPRQPAEHRGSAWACAFRPGDGQLLTVGNDGGARIWDAATGQGKRILRGHGRRVVSVRFSADGAQLAATGNDGVVRLWDTRTGQRTHELTGRGDRLVSAVYSPAESVLATASNDGDVYLWNPGTGEYLREFDAETEHVWAAAFTTDGTLLATANDDDTVRLWYRSTGAHVSVLDQHRGRVRSIAFRRGSDVLATGCDDSHVRVCEGRTGELLADLTGHHDRVYGVAFGSGRQGEWLASAGWDGAVLVWRDGELAHRLEGLGGRLWTVAAHPTRPLVASAGDDRRILLWDAETGEQFADLAAHTGRVLSVGFSPDGRLLASAGEDGTVRLWAVPDVGPPALRATLVGVPGAWAALTPGGGYKSEGDVDGEFWHVVGMARFVPGELDEFLPGVHRLPLGEEL
- a CDS encoding SLC13 family permease, whose product is MPLLRRFHPLDWVAFGLLALGLLAVATGLLPTGPAGDVMERIGPLLLFLATVIVLGELTGKAGVFDVIASWVARTARGNYLALFGLCVAFASVTTIALNLDTTAVLLTPVMLALATRVGIAALPMAMTTVWLANTASLLLPASNLTNLLAADRIALSASGLAATLWAAQLASIAVTMACLWGFYWRRGKRGADRYEPPTAPAPADPVLFRVSAVACAGFLLAILVADVELWMASGAAALVVVVVFAVRRRSELTWSLIPYRLLILVPGMFLVVETVNANGLHAALASALGADDGLLGMLRAAGVGAGVSNVLNNLPAYVAGEAAVPDGNTHQLLGLLVGVNVGPVVTPWASLATLLWFERCRWHGTQVALGRFVGTGFVLAVTATLASTLALAATT